TTCATGATTGATAAACCAGCCGTGTATGGTTTTATCATTTGTCACTTGAATTTCAGTTTCTTCAATATGTACATATTGTTCATTAATCACATTTACCTCTTCTTCTGTAAGAGGCTGGGGGTAAAATAACATCCTTTCTTGAAAAAAGTAAAAAAGTCCAAACATCGTTACTACCATTAGAAAAATAATAGACAGTATAACTGAGATGAATTTTATAGATTGACGATACAACGTTAACCCTCTCTTGTTTAAATAATTAAACACTTCATACCAAAATAGAATTAAAGCGAATATTTCTATTATAACAATAATAAGTAATGAAGTTTGAATTTTCGATAAATTTTCTTTAAACTTATTTTAATTAGTTTTATTGATAGGGAGGGGATCACCATGGAAAAAGTTTTTACATATATCGATCGTAACCAAAAAGAGTATTTAGAAGACTTGTTTAAGTTGCTCCGTCAGCCTAGCATTAGTTCACAAAATATAGGAGTAACAGAATGCGCAACAATGTTAGCAAATATGATCGAAGATATCGGGATGGATGCTGAAATCATTCATACGCCGGGACAGCCAATTGTCTATGCAGAACGAATCGTTTCTCCTGATGCATTAACTGTCTTAATTTACGGTCATTACGACGTTCAACCGCCTGAACCGCTCAGCGAATGGCACTCAGAACCGTTCGAACCAACGATTCGCGATGGGAAAATTTTTGCTAGAGGTGTGGGAGATAATAAAGGCCAGTTAATGGCTCAAGTACTTGCAGTAAAATCGTATTTACAATGTTACGGGGAACTTCCAATTAACGTGAAGTTTGTCTTTGAAGGTGAAGAAGAATCGACAAGTGTGCATTTAGAACAATTTGTTCACGATCATCAAGAAAAATTAAAAGCAGACCTTGTTTACACTTCAGATGGACCGATGCACGCAAGTGGTGCTCCTTTTGTTATTTTGGGTGTACGTGGCATCCAGTATGTTGAACTCAATGCTTGTGGAGCGAAATGGGACAACCATTCAGGAAACAAAGGTGGTGTCGTACCTAACCCTGCATGGAAGTTAGTAGATTTATTACAAACAATGAGGGATGGAGACGGTAAAGTACTTATTGAAGGCTTTTATGATGACATAGTTTCACCTACAGAAAAAGAACGAAAATTAATAAAGTCACTTCCATTTAATCAGGAAGAAACCAATGAAACAAATGGTTATGAAGGAGACGACGATGACGCTGAATCGTATTATCGAAAACTCGCTTTTGAACCGACATTTAATATATGTGGTTTTGTGAGTGGGTATGGAGGTGAAGGGTCAAAGACCATTATCCCATCAAAAGCAACATTAAAAATGGACATGCGCCTCGTTGTTAATCAAGATCCTAAAGATATCTTTACGAAGTTCAAAAACCATGTGAAAAAACATGCCCCAGAAGTTGAAGTAAAGGATTTAGGTTTTATGTATCCATCAAGAACTTCGGTTGATCATGACTTCGTTGATGTTATTACAAAGAGTGTGCGAAGTACATATAAACAAGAACCAATTGTGTTGCCAAGTTTAGGTGGAAGTCTTCCTGACTATGTTTGGACAAAAATTTTAGGGCTGCCATCAATTGTTGTTCCTTATGCGAATGCTGATGAAAATAACCATTCTCCGAATGAAAATATGGAAGTTGAACTTTTTTATAAAGGTATAAAGAATACTTGCCAAGTGATCTATGATCTAGGCGAATACAGTAAACGTAGTAGATAAAGCTAATTTTAAAAAAGGTTAGATTCGTTTTCACACATCAAAATAAAATAAACTTTAAAAAGTGCTCATATTATTATTAAATGAATCAATTTCATAGCTCAGTAGCCTAAGTTAGCTGAAAGCAAACCCTTGGGAAAGCATCCGTCTGAAGTGAAGTTCACGCAAATTATTCGGAATTTGGCATCATATTTTGAGTTATAAAATTCATTCAAATAGATGAATTGATTTGAAAAAAGATCGTTTAAAACATTATAGGAGTGATATTTGTGTCAACGAACATTGTATCTACGGATTGGTTGAATGAAAACTTAAACAATCACGATTTAGTTATTGTTGACTGCCGTTTTCACCTTGGAAATCCTAGCAGAGGATATGAAGAATATAAAATTGAGCACATTCCTGGCGCTATATATCTTGATCTTGAAAAGGATTTATCAGCACCAATAAGTACTCACGGTGGGAGACACCCATTACCCGACATTGAAAATATGATAGAAACATTTAGTCAATCGGG
The Bacillus shivajii DNA segment above includes these coding regions:
- a CDS encoding M20/M25/M40 family metallo-hydrolase, which encodes MEKVFTYIDRNQKEYLEDLFKLLRQPSISSQNIGVTECATMLANMIEDIGMDAEIIHTPGQPIVYAERIVSPDALTVLIYGHYDVQPPEPLSEWHSEPFEPTIRDGKIFARGVGDNKGQLMAQVLAVKSYLQCYGELPINVKFVFEGEEESTSVHLEQFVHDHQEKLKADLVYTSDGPMHASGAPFVILGVRGIQYVELNACGAKWDNHSGNKGGVVPNPAWKLVDLLQTMRDGDGKVLIEGFYDDIVSPTEKERKLIKSLPFNQEETNETNGYEGDDDDAESYYRKLAFEPTFNICGFVSGYGGEGSKTIIPSKATLKMDMRLVVNQDPKDIFTKFKNHVKKHAPEVEVKDLGFMYPSRTSVDHDFVDVITKSVRSTYKQEPIVLPSLGGSLPDYVWTKILGLPSIVVPYANADENNHSPNENMEVELFYKGIKNTCQVIYDLGEYSKRSR